In one Shewanella loihica PV-4 genomic region, the following are encoded:
- a CDS encoding YhgN family NAAT transporter: MDIFSAAVMLFLIMDPLGNLPIFASILRHIEPKKRRKVLVRELIFALIIMLLFLFAGEAILSFLNLRSESVSIAGGIILFLIAIRMIFPQPGGVVGLAAGEEPFIVPMAIPLMAGPSVLAALILLAHTDSSRMMDWTIALFAAWVASAVILLFYKLFTKLLGEKGLTAVERLMGMVLVMISVQMFLDGVAQYIAHAS; encoded by the coding sequence ATGGACATCTTTTCTGCTGCGGTAATGTTGTTTTTGATCATGGACCCCCTGGGGAACTTACCCATTTTCGCCTCGATTCTTCGTCATATCGAACCTAAGAAGCGGCGCAAGGTGCTAGTGCGGGAGCTGATCTTCGCGCTGATCATCATGCTGCTCTTCCTGTTTGCCGGCGAGGCGATTCTCAGCTTCTTAAACCTGAGATCTGAGTCGGTCAGCATAGCCGGTGGCATCATACTCTTCCTTATCGCCATTCGGATGATCTTCCCTCAGCCAGGTGGTGTGGTGGGGCTGGCGGCCGGAGAAGAGCCCTTTATCGTGCCTATGGCGATCCCCCTGATGGCCGGCCCATCTGTGTTGGCGGCACTGATCCTGCTGGCCCATACCGACAGCTCGCGCATGATGGATTGGACCATAGCCCTGTTTGCTGCCTGGGTGGCCAGCGCCGTGATTCTGCTCTTCTATAAGCTGTTTACCAAACTTCTTGGTGAGAAGGGGCTGACGGCGGTGGAGCGCCTGATGGGCATGGTGCTGGTGATGATCTCGGTGCAGATGTTCCTCGACGGCGTGGCCCAATATATCGCTCACGCCAGCTAA
- a CDS encoding chorismate--pyruvate lyase family protein, whose translation MSVTRLSFPYGESIQWHSPDQIPQLPPSPFREWLLASGSLTQKLKSHCNQFEVKVLGEAMLPPFPGELPHQGQAWIREVLLCLDGIPWVFARTLVPGAMMDSAQDNFLSLGTRPLGELLFTSGDFTPGKIEVGEFTACDSLAKLIDSLEQESHHPLWGRRRYFSHGDQQLIVSEIFLPKARQLIDRLA comes from the coding sequence ATGAGTGTGACCAGGTTAAGCTTCCCCTATGGTGAATCCATTCAATGGCATTCACCGGATCAAATTCCCCAGCTGCCACCGAGCCCTTTCAGGGAGTGGCTGTTAGCTTCCGGTAGTTTAACCCAAAAACTCAAGTCTCACTGCAATCAATTTGAGGTCAAGGTGTTAGGCGAGGCCATGTTGCCTCCCTTCCCGGGCGAATTGCCCCACCAAGGGCAAGCCTGGATTAGAGAAGTGCTGCTCTGTCTCGATGGCATACCTTGGGTATTTGCCCGCACACTCGTGCCCGGCGCCATGATGGACAGCGCCCAGGATAACTTCCTCTCGCTGGGCACCCGGCCCTTGGGCGAGCTGCTGTTCACCAGTGGCGATTTCACCCCGGGCAAGATAGAGGTCGGCGAGTTTACCGCCTGCGACTCCCTCGCCAAACTGATCGATTCGCTCGAGCAGGAGAGTCACCATCCCTTGTGGGGCCGCAGACGCTACTTCAGCCATGGAGACCAGCAGCTGATCGTCAGCGAGATCTTCCTGCCCAAGGCTCGCCAGCTCATCGACCGGCTGGCATAA
- a CDS encoding flagellar basal body-associated protein FliL translates to MKKFALLCLMLVTSVLSLGAYAEEEEVVDTYAYYGFEPDIVTNYISNRKKLGFVKISVELMVKVPEDLIVLEHHDPLLRAAIIEILGAQTEDKVKSLTGKEEIRRECYDTLNRLLEQEIGKPLIVNLLFTKYLYD, encoded by the coding sequence ATGAAAAAGTTTGCGCTGCTGTGCCTCATGCTAGTGACCAGTGTACTGAGCCTGGGGGCATACGCCGAAGAGGAAGAGGTGGTCGATACCTACGCCTATTACGGTTTCGAGCCCGATATTGTGACTAACTATATCTCCAATCGTAAGAAGCTGGGCTTTGTGAAGATCAGTGTCGAACTCATGGTGAAGGTGCCGGAAGATCTGATCGTATTGGAACATCACGACCCGCTGCTGCGCGCCGCCATCATAGAGATCTTAGGGGCGCAGACCGAAGATAAGGTGAAGTCTCTGACCGGCAAGGAGGAGATCCGCCGCGAGTGCTACGATACCCTGAATCGTTTGCTGGAGCAGGAGATAGGCAAGCCGCTTATCGTCAACCTGCTGTTTACTAAATACCTGTACGATTAA
- the rlmF gene encoding 23S rRNA (adenine(1618)-N(6))-methyltransferase RlmF: protein MTPSRKPARPGAKKVVSQEPSAKASRPKPSSQSKSKAQPKAKPESKPQAKSQAKPQAKSKPVEGKSQGASKGLHPRNLHGQGYDFDALMDTTPELKPFVRPNPYGNLSIDFADPRAVKLLNLALLRLHYGLSYWDIPEGFLCPPIPGRVDYLHYLADLLAESTPASKGGKRKLPNVTRAPKGERVVALDIGTGANGIYPLLGHQVYGWRFVASDIDPVSLKNVERIIANNPQLAGKLSLRLQSDSKQIFTGIIRAEDRFDLTLCNPPFHASLAEASRGSERKLKNLAANKRAKGHEVAKSKEKLNFGGQKAELWCEGGEQAFLGQMIRESQKFGSQCLWFTSLVSKKENLKPCYRLLEQVGAKRVETLEMAQGNKLTRVLAWTFLTPEQHSLWGLYRV from the coding sequence ATGACCCCGTCTCGAAAGCCTGCGCGTCCCGGCGCCAAGAAAGTTGTTTCTCAAGAGCCGTCTGCTAAGGCCTCAAGGCCAAAGCCTTCGTCTCAATCTAAATCAAAAGCTCAGCCAAAAGCTAAGCCAGAATCGAAACCACAAGCAAAATCACAAGCAAAACCACAAGCCAAGTCTAAGCCAGTAGAGGGCAAGAGCCAGGGGGCGAGCAAGGGGCTGCACCCTCGCAACCTGCATGGGCAGGGTTATGACTTCGACGCGCTGATGGATACCACACCAGAGCTTAAGCCCTTCGTTCGTCCCAATCCCTATGGCAACTTGTCTATCGACTTTGCCGATCCCAGGGCGGTGAAGCTGCTTAATCTGGCGCTGCTCAGGCTGCATTATGGATTGAGCTATTGGGATATTCCCGAGGGTTTTCTCTGCCCGCCTATCCCGGGTCGTGTGGACTACCTGCATTATCTGGCGGATCTGCTGGCCGAATCGACTCCCGCGAGCAAGGGGGGTAAGCGCAAGCTGCCTAATGTGACGAGAGCGCCCAAGGGGGAGCGAGTGGTCGCCCTAGATATCGGCACAGGCGCCAATGGCATCTATCCACTGCTGGGACATCAGGTCTACGGTTGGCGCTTCGTGGCAAGTGATATCGACCCGGTGTCCCTTAAGAATGTCGAGCGGATCATAGCAAACAACCCACAGCTGGCGGGTAAGCTGAGCCTACGCCTGCAGTCAGATTCGAAACAGATCTTTACCGGTATTATCAGGGCCGAGGACAGGTTCGATCTGACCCTGTGTAACCCGCCATTTCATGCCTCTCTTGCGGAGGCGAGCAGGGGCAGCGAACGCAAGCTGAAGAATCTTGCGGCCAACAAGCGAGCCAAGGGACATGAGGTTGCGAAGAGTAAGGAGAAGCTCAACTTCGGCGGCCAGAAGGCTGAGCTCTGGTGCGAAGGGGGCGAGCAGGCCTTCCTCGGCCAGATGATCCGTGAGAGCCAGAAGTTCGGCTCGCAGTGCCTCTGGTTTACCTCTCTGGTGTCGAAGAAGGAGAATCTTAAGCCCTGCTATCGTCTGCTGGAACAGGTGGGCGCCAAGCGGGTAGAGACCCTTGAGATGGCCCAGGGTAATAAGCTGACTCGAGTGCTGGCCTGGACCTTCCTGACGCCAGAGCAGCATAGTCTCTGGGGCCTGTATCGGGTTTAG
- a CDS encoding MGH1-like glycoside hydrolase domain-containing protein codes for MTRLPALSVRRLLLLSLSLLCSLPSVSVAQASEYRDLLNYRGTPSNMEQRDPQGNLTIPAVYMDQGAWHGFHLPDSPAYYGGFTGPLFIAQEYSLHLSDSLQKLQLFSGESGQSVDLAKAEQVEIYSEPWGLVQRFRFKDLELSTTLEYSDNRTAIVSTRLINLSDKPGSWRLSWSGSPFATHPKLKQYRLVDKRLLSEDAVTWQFTPIDQTWQMQLDDASYRLAFEQAVTLSVEGPQGYRADSGLLTLAPGEATVLRAAHQYFHTQVEARHAAKLDWPTVTAKLAVNRSRWQQRLDKLVRGGELPARRLAAKSMMTLLHNWRSPAGALLHDAVTPSVTYKWFNGVWAWDSWKQAVALAQFDVALAELNVLAMFDYQFDAKDPLRPEDAGNLPDAIFYNPDASRGGKGGNWNERNGKPPLAAWAVWQIYQQSQDKALITRLYPKLVAYHEWWYRNRDHNHNGLAEYGANRHPRHGEPGEPGEPGEPDREAVIEAAAWESGMDNAPRFDMGDELQVLENYDAKGRLLGYSISQESVDLNSYLYAEKGYLAQMAELLDLDSEAAVWREQAARLGQLIRSEFFDEESGFFYDRRLAGERSRLMIAEGKGVEGWLPLWAGAASQAQAEQMIATQLNASNFGTKLPFPTVSADNSAFAPRRYWRGPVWLDQALFGLQGVSRYGHDELARRLATRLVNEADGVLGDGPIRENYDPLTGDGLHCTNFSWSASVLLLIYRSWLSTD; via the coding sequence ATGACGCGTCTGCCTGCGCTATCTGTTCGCCGCCTCCTGCTGCTTTCTCTGTCTCTTCTCTGCTCTCTGCCCTCTGTTTCTGTAGCGCAGGCCAGCGAGTATCGGGATCTGCTCAACTACCGGGGAACCCCAAGTAATATGGAGCAGCGGGATCCACAGGGCAATCTGACGATTCCCGCCGTCTACATGGACCAGGGCGCTTGGCATGGTTTTCATCTGCCGGACTCGCCCGCCTACTATGGAGGCTTCACTGGGCCGCTGTTTATCGCCCAGGAGTACAGCCTGCATCTGAGCGATAGTCTGCAGAAACTGCAGCTGTTTTCCGGTGAGTCTGGTCAGAGTGTGGATCTGGCCAAGGCGGAGCAGGTTGAGATCTACAGCGAGCCCTGGGGGCTGGTGCAGCGCTTTCGTTTCAAGGATCTTGAGCTCTCCACCACCTTGGAATATAGCGATAATCGCACCGCCATCGTCTCGACTAGGCTGATTAACCTGAGCGACAAGCCGGGTTCCTGGCGCCTGAGTTGGTCGGGCAGCCCCTTCGCCACTCATCCTAAGCTGAAGCAGTATCGCTTGGTCGATAAACGGCTGCTGAGCGAAGACGCCGTCACCTGGCAGTTTACCCCCATAGATCAGACCTGGCAGATGCAGCTGGACGATGCCAGTTATCGGCTGGCGTTTGAGCAGGCAGTAACCCTATCGGTCGAGGGGCCCCAGGGCTATCGCGCCGACAGTGGGCTGTTGACCCTGGCACCGGGGGAGGCGACAGTACTACGCGCCGCCCACCAGTATTTTCATACTCAAGTTGAGGCCAGGCATGCGGCTAAGCTTGACTGGCCCACAGTGACAGCGAAGCTTGCGGTTAATCGGTCCCGTTGGCAGCAGCGGCTGGATAAGCTAGTACGCGGCGGCGAGCTTCCGGCCAGGCGCCTGGCTGCTAAGAGCATGATGACCCTGCTGCACAACTGGCGTAGCCCGGCGGGCGCCTTGTTGCATGATGCCGTCACGCCATCTGTGACCTATAAGTGGTTCAACGGTGTCTGGGCCTGGGACAGCTGGAAACAGGCGGTGGCGCTGGCGCAGTTCGATGTGGCGCTGGCCGAGTTGAACGTGCTGGCGATGTTTGATTATCAGTTCGATGCCAAGGACCCGCTGCGCCCCGAGGATGCGGGTAACCTGCCCGACGCCATCTTCTATAACCCCGATGCCAGCCGCGGCGGCAAGGGGGGTAACTGGAATGAGCGTAACGGCAAGCCACCATTGGCGGCTTGGGCCGTATGGCAGATCTACCAGCAGAGCCAGGATAAGGCGTTGATTACCAGGCTCTACCCTAAGCTGGTCGCCTACCATGAATGGTGGTATCGCAATCGAGACCATAACCACAACGGCCTGGCGGAATATGGCGCCAATCGACATCCTCGCCATGGTGAGCCGGGTGAGCCGGGTGAGCCGGGTGAGCCGGACAGGGAGGCGGTGATCGAGGCGGCGGCCTGGGAGTCGGGCATGGACAACGCGCCGCGCTTCGACATGGGCGATGAGCTCCAGGTGCTGGAAAATTATGATGCTAAGGGGCGACTGCTGGGTTACTCCATCTCCCAGGAGTCAGTGGATCTCAACAGCTACCTGTATGCGGAGAAGGGCTATCTGGCGCAGATGGCCGAGTTACTGGACTTGGATAGCGAGGCGGCGGTTTGGCGTGAGCAGGCAGCTCGCCTTGGACAGCTGATCCGCAGCGAGTTTTTCGATGAGGAGAGTGGCTTCTTCTACGACAGACGCTTAGCGGGTGAGCGCTCACGTTTGATGATCGCCGAGGGTAAGGGGGTCGAGGGCTGGTTGCCGCTGTGGGCCGGCGCCGCCAGTCAGGCTCAGGCGGAGCAGATGATCGCCACTCAGCTCAATGCTTCGAACTTCGGGACTAAACTGCCCTTTCCTACTGTGAGCGCCGACAATTCGGCCTTTGCCCCGAGGCGTTACTGGCGTGGCCCCGTCTGGCTGGATCAGGCGCTGTTTGGCCTGCAGGGAGTCTCCCGCTATGGTCACGACGAGCTGGCGCGGCGCCTCGCCACTCGACTGGTGAATGAGGCCGACGGTGTACTGGGTGATGGGCCCATACGGGAAAACTATGATCCTCTTACCGGAGACGGGCTGCACTGCACCAACTTTAGCTGGTCAGCCTCTGTGCTGCTGCTCATCTATCGCAGCTGGCTCAGCACTGATTGA
- a CDS encoding immune inhibitor A domain-containing protein — MKRQYYAGAVSALSLSLLLIGASANAAPITMKEVTGVADAGVINEQQILYWLVKRGELASDASEAEKRAAIKAYTQRAKGYQEKGGQVQAKLESQQSMRQKAQQKARVMSFVTPQADADVTKTVKVLGVLIDFPDLPHDNNRLTASDTPMYYSSYPVAHYQDLMFSTTGFAGPQGQNLLTGYQYYQAESGGSFYFTGKVYGWYTANQNAAYYGQNDPNNDDDDKAVPELVKEAVTQALASMTPSEIASFDVEDPYDLDGDGNLNEADGDIDHVMLFHSSIGEEAGGGVLGDDAIWSHRYFVYEGNSPGYEIPGTGKKVFGYTVQPIDAAAGVVAHEFGHDLGLPDEYDTSNSGDGSPVGSWSIMSGGSWTGDIPGSQPTGFSPYARSYLQNKYKGKWINETQVDLASIPTGGQEVQLAEAVNANQVNQISIPLPSDNIPFKQPYAGSYQYYSGQGNLLSTAASFSLDFPASSSLTLKMKAHWNIETDYDYVQVKVGDVALAGNHTKASNIINNAKNIITGKSSDVAGAEGADSWVELSFDLSAYAGSSDRQISIVYFTDEAVGDYGFVFDELKVLDGESVIYSDGAEEPNTMALNGGFARIDNTRPGKPRRYLVQLRSYNGVDAGLKSHAYEPGVLLWLENFNESDNNSSKHPGSGLIGVVDADQDLIGTNGTATQIRDATFSLYNQSTYFGDDHLAGNSLFDDSQDYSAPLKPQAGIILPELGLTMEVVTQSTDSSSAKVRFEYSGTVTPPPAPGALSASIAKTQEGASVSFSANVTGGDGNYQYAWNFGVSGAASALAAPTYVYQASGSYQVTLTVTDGAGESVTANTQVTVVIQPVADFSYKASDLTVTFSNLSNQGVGSLSYGWNFGDGQTSTAASPTHTYGAAGSYTVTLTVTDEANNQAKKSLTLTVTAPVVQPLVVETKQDSGGGSLGWISLSLLMLLGLRRRS, encoded by the coding sequence ATGAAGAGACAGTATTATGCCGGTGCGGTGTCCGCATTGAGCCTCTCCCTCCTGCTGATTGGCGCGTCGGCAAATGCCGCCCCGATCACCATGAAGGAAGTGACTGGCGTGGCCGACGCCGGGGTGATTAACGAGCAGCAGATCCTTTATTGGCTGGTGAAGCGTGGTGAGTTGGCCAGTGATGCCAGCGAGGCGGAGAAGCGCGCCGCAATTAAGGCCTACACTCAGAGAGCCAAGGGCTATCAGGAAAAAGGCGGTCAGGTTCAGGCCAAGCTGGAATCTCAGCAGAGTATGCGTCAGAAGGCCCAGCAGAAGGCGCGGGTGATGTCCTTCGTGACGCCCCAGGCCGACGCCGATGTGACTAAGACGGTGAAGGTACTGGGTGTGCTGATCGACTTTCCCGATCTACCCCACGACAACAACCGCCTGACAGCCTCTGATACACCCATGTATTACTCGAGCTACCCTGTCGCCCACTATCAGGATCTCATGTTCTCGACGACCGGCTTTGCCGGCCCTCAAGGGCAGAACCTGTTGACCGGGTATCAATACTATCAGGCGGAGTCCGGCGGAAGCTTCTATTTCACCGGTAAAGTCTATGGCTGGTATACCGCCAACCAAAATGCGGCCTATTACGGGCAGAATGACCCCAACAACGACGATGACGACAAGGCGGTCCCCGAGCTGGTGAAAGAGGCGGTGACCCAGGCGCTGGCTAGCATGACGCCCAGCGAAATAGCTTCGTTCGACGTGGAAGACCCTTACGATCTCGACGGCGACGGCAACCTCAATGAGGCCGACGGCGATATAGACCACGTGATGCTGTTTCACTCCAGCATAGGCGAAGAGGCCGGTGGTGGCGTCTTGGGTGACGATGCCATCTGGTCGCACCGCTACTTTGTCTACGAAGGCAATTCGCCTGGCTATGAGATCCCTGGCACGGGCAAGAAGGTGTTTGGTTACACGGTTCAGCCCATAGATGCGGCCGCCGGTGTGGTCGCCCATGAATTTGGCCACGATCTAGGCCTGCCTGACGAGTACGACACCAGCAACAGCGGCGACGGCTCGCCCGTGGGCTCCTGGTCTATCATGTCTGGCGGTAGCTGGACCGGGGATATCCCTGGCAGCCAGCCAACAGGCTTTAGCCCCTATGCCCGCTCTTACCTGCAAAACAAGTATAAGGGCAAGTGGATCAACGAGACTCAGGTGGATCTGGCCTCTATCCCGACGGGTGGTCAGGAGGTACAGCTGGCTGAGGCAGTCAATGCCAACCAGGTGAACCAGATCTCTATTCCTCTGCCTTCGGACAATATTCCCTTCAAGCAGCCCTATGCCGGCAGCTATCAGTACTATTCGGGCCAGGGTAACCTGCTAAGCACTGCGGCCTCCTTTAGCCTGGATTTCCCGGCGAGCAGTAGCCTGACCCTGAAGATGAAGGCGCACTGGAACATAGAGACAGACTATGACTATGTGCAGGTGAAGGTGGGCGATGTGGCCTTAGCCGGTAATCACACCAAGGCCAGCAACATCATCAATAACGCTAAGAACATCATCACAGGTAAGTCTTCTGATGTGGCGGGTGCCGAAGGCGCCGATTCCTGGGTGGAGCTAAGTTTCGACCTCAGTGCCTATGCGGGCAGCAGCGATCGTCAGATCAGCATCGTCTACTTCACCGATGAGGCGGTGGGCGACTATGGTTTCGTGTTCGATGAGCTTAAGGTGCTCGACGGTGAGTCGGTTATTTACAGCGACGGCGCCGAGGAACCAAATACCATGGCGCTCAACGGTGGCTTTGCCAGAATCGATAACACCCGTCCAGGCAAGCCGCGCCGCTACCTGGTGCAGCTGCGCAGCTACAACGGCGTCGATGCCGGATTGAAGAGTCATGCCTACGAGCCGGGTGTCTTGCTCTGGCTGGAGAACTTCAACGAGTCTGACAACAACTCCAGCAAGCATCCAGGCAGTGGCCTTATTGGTGTGGTCGATGCCGACCAGGACTTGATCGGCACCAATGGCACGGCGACCCAGATCCGCGATGCCACCTTTAGCCTGTATAACCAATCCACCTATTTTGGTGATGACCATCTGGCGGGCAACAGCCTGTTTGATGACAGCCAGGACTATAGTGCGCCACTCAAGCCGCAGGCGGGCATCATACTGCCTGAGCTGGGCCTGACTATGGAGGTGGTTACCCAGAGCACGGATTCCAGCAGCGCCAAGGTACGCTTCGAGTATTCGGGCACTGTGACGCCTCCGCCAGCGCCTGGGGCATTGAGCGCCTCTATCGCTAAGACACAAGAGGGCGCGAGCGTTAGCTTCAGCGCCAACGTGACTGGTGGTGATGGCAACTATCAGTATGCCTGGAACTTCGGTGTCAGCGGCGCTGCTAGCGCCCTGGCGGCGCCAACCTATGTGTATCAGGCATCGGGAAGCTATCAAGTCACCCTGACGGTGACAGATGGCGCCGGTGAGTCGGTCACGGCCAACACTCAGGTGACGGTCGTCATCCAGCCTGTGGCGGATTTCAGTTATAAGGCCAGCGATCTGACGGTGACCTTTAGCAACCTGTCCAATCAAGGGGTTGGCTCGCTGAGCTATGGCTGGAACTTCGGCGATGGGCAGACGAGCACGGCCGCCTCGCCGACACACACCTATGGTGCGGCGGGTAGCTATACAGTGACTTTGACTGTGACCGATGAGGCCAATAATCAGGCGAAAAAGAGCCTGACGCTGACGGTGACCGCTCCCGTGGTGCAGCCGCTGGTGGTCGAGACCAAGCAGGATTCGGGTGGTGGTAGTCTGGGTTGGATCAGCCTGTCATTGCTGATGCTCCTGGGACTGCGCCGCAGAAGCTAA